TTCGGTTTTCAAGGCATTCAGATTTGAATTCAGGTCCTCTTAGTTGTTTCCTATGTTTCATTCATTTTATAGCCTTCCTGTTGAGTTTGTGCCTGGGATAGTTTTCAGATCCTGTCCGTAGTTTCTACTGGATTTTACATGGAAGATGCCAACATGTATCTAAACTCTTAGCTGTCGCAGCCTCTTCCAAACCTAAATCATGCATTTGGTGTGCAAAAACTATTGATATGCGTATGAGTAAAGGCTACATCCCTTTACATTCCATCATTTTCCATGCTCTCAATGATCAACAAAACCAAATCCATGATCTTACAGGGAAACCCCACTCAGTCTCAGGCTCTATTTTTGTTTCTCCCTGTATTCGTCATCTCAGTTTCAACACAGGCAGGTGTGGGTGTGAGGTGGGGCGAGTTGGGATGTGTAAGACGCCTGGCTGGTATCTGTTTCGGTCGATGTGGTGCATAAAcaacatggaaaacacatttcaaaacaaaaaaaactgtcagttttttAGATGGCTCAGTTGTATTTTTATGCCAAATAGTTTTGGATAAACCAAAAGCAGTTTAGCGTCTTTGCTGTCGCAGCATTATTATCTGTGTCAATACTGGTGATGAgactttatgatttttttttcttcctagaAACTTTGTGGTTTTCTCACTGATGCAAGCGCAGTATGAGCTTGTTTATGGCACAGGAAGTTTAAGGTGGAAAGAGAGGGACATGTATGTGTACGACATGTCCACACTCGTTCTGAGGTCCTCAGCCAAGCCCCACCTCAACCTTACATTCCTCTATAAATAGTCTGATAACACTTGCACAGAGCTTTTATACAAGAAACATTTGGAGCAAACATCCAGCATCatccagaaagaaaaaagacccTACACCTCATCTAAAAAGGTAGGCATTTTTATAGTCTATTTTTCTGCCAAATGCTTAGCTTGAGCTCTGCAAAGAAAACAAGCTTCTGCAGGTTaccctttctttttatttttatgggcTTAATCAGAAATCTTTTCATTTGAGGTTAAAAttcaaaaataagcttaaaaccATGCTATTTTGCGGTTTCTGACTCACACAGTTTGGAGTTTGGTGAGGTGAGTCATGCTCTCAAACTCCTCAAAATAGGATATTTCagagtttaaatatatatttgtttgttttgtaactgtttaaaTTGAGCAGAACGTAACTGTGCTTCAATCCTGACTGAGTTACAGACTCTGATCAGTTATCCGACTCAGATCAATTtgcagagattttttttaatgatcacCAACCCAGAACAAACAAGGTTGGACAGATACCGCGTTACAAAACTCGAGATCACACTCGAGTGTTTTTATAGATaaatattgataaaataaaaagcaattcagttgaaatcatcTAAATCTATTAAATATCTTATAATTTAAATCAAacttatgtttcttttttattagaaGTTGTATTTACCCTCCTCAGGTCATCAACTGTTTGTAGGTGTTTTCACCTCTAAGGTTTTTCTCGATAACTTTTATTCTATTCACACATGAAAATGAATTTTCAACGagctgaaatgaaaaatgaaaaataaaaaataaagtagcaGCCACCTCTGGAATTAGGGGATTTGAGGGAGTGGTTCACTGCGTCTTTGTGGAGATGTGGAGATCCGTGGAGGCCCGGGCGAGTCTGGACACGGTAGGATTTTAAAACGTAGCCTCAAGCTACAGTTAACATCAAGGCGGGAGCCAGTGCTCACCTGTGCACAAGCGCTCAGCTCTgtgattacaaaaaaacaaaaaagagagggaaaaaatacCTTTCTTCACTGATATCAGAGAACCCCTTACTGAAAGACGTCCTGGTGGGCTCTTGAGACGATACATGTGACGACCAGCTCCAGCGTCTCCTCATTGCTGCTGTGTTTTCTCCTCAGCTCGTCTCTGCCAGAATGGGATCTGCAGCAGTCCATTGCGTCTGTGTGGCGGTGGGAGTCATCGGGCTCATCGGGGTCATCATATGCTGCGCCCTCCCTCGCTGGAAAGTGTCGTCCCACATTGGATCCAACATTATAACTGCCCAGGTAATCAAGCGTTTAAATGCACAGACCTGCACCATACACCTGTTAGGATTTAATGAAATTATTGAAGCTCAAAACTGTCTAAGCTCTCTCTTCAAAGTAATCTCATTCTGATTAAGAGCAAAAGGTTTAAATTAGATTAGAagttaaatacaaatacacattGTAGGAGAGGAGACGGGGGAAAGGTGACACCTTAAGGTGATTTCCCCTTGATAGCAATACACATACAATTTGTTGAGAGACGACAATGGaaagaaacagatgtttagcattggggggtctgATCTGCGGTCTGGTTTGACACCTCAGATGGGAGACAGACAGTAAAGGAAATGTAGAGCTGGAAGTGACAAAGTTCGGGGGTCTTTTCCCGTTCCCTCAACCAATGAAAATCATTTGCAAAGAACACCCCCTTTAGATTATAAAGTCAACTGGACTCATGAAAACCTCGTGCATTTCTCTCCGACCCACCGTGGTCTGACAGAGGTGCACCTCCGGCCGGAGACAAGTctcctccggccggaaaaaccttgtgcttgacatgattaaaagttgttaacctgtaattctttccactagtctttcttgattcacCAGACAAAAGAACACTTATCTTTCACACCCCACGGCGCTGCTTTATGAGCCGAATGATGCCATAAGAATAGCCTCGGCAGGTTATTACCATCAATAAAAGGGCAAATAAATCACAAAATGCACTTttgataagaaaaataaaagcatatatatataattagggcccgagcacttacagccctattgtatctgtagatgtttttatttttatccttgtttttcttccgatgaagtgagggcctttttttccccctaaacgtgccccaaaagtcatcaaattttgcaggcaaaccaggcctggcgaaaaaatttgatatttaatggtttgcattaatgggcgtggcctaatggctcaacagcgccccctagaaaactttgtgcctcaagccccacaatacggtttgacgtacatgcacgaaaatcggtacacacctgtatcatgttgcaacttaaagaaaagtctcttggcgccatggccgaaacccaacaggaagtcggccattttgaattaatcgtgtaattttggcgcaatttatgccatttcttcagccgttaatgcggcccgaaccgtaacttgcacccaggtgtgatatacatcaaaatgtgcgtctccatcctgtgacgacgtgcattacttttctcagtcaaaagtgttaccgtggcgacgatagacgccaaaaagcgcgcccacccccccttcatctgattggtccatatttaatagttcctactttctgccataacttttgaatggtttgacataaagagtcatgggtggtgtcattggactttgTTTTGCGTCCTTGGCCTTTATtgatgaaaattgcacgcgcgagggcccgtttatctctgctttcagctttaattagggaTTTTTATTGCCAATAAAGAATGTGTAAGTGATCCATActgcttttctttgtgtgtgtgtgtgagtagacGTCTCAGGAGGGCCTGTGGAAGGAGTGTGTGGTGCAGAGTACTGGACAGCAGCAGTGCAAGAGCTACGACTCTGTGCTGGTGTTGGCCTCCGACCTGCAGGCCGCCCGCGCCATGACCATCATCAGCTGCATGCTCTGCGTCATCAGCATCCTCATACTGTTCTGCGGCGCCGACTTCACCACCTGCGTGCAGAACGAAGACGTCAAGCCGAAGATCGGCCTGGTGGCCGCGGTGGGACTGCTGGTGGCCGGCCTGCTGGCCATCATCCCCGTCAGCTGGTTCGCTCACAACGTGGTGAGGAATTTCAACAACCCCCTGGTCTCCGTTCACCAGAAGAGGGAGCTGGGCGCGTGCATCTACCTGGGCTGGGGAGCCGGGGTGCTGCTGCTCCTGGCCGGAGGGCTGCTCTGCTGCTTCAGCAGGCCCAAATCCAGCAGCTCAGGGGGAACGGCCAAGTACTACAGCAACAGCGCCTCCGCCCCCAACAAGAACTACGTGTAGTGGCTTTCTGAACGGGACTGGTGtctgagaggaagagggagggaACTTCAGCTGGAAGAAGACTGGGAAGCATCATGACACCACTGGgtgtttttaaaaacatgtgtaaatagTTAATACTGGCAGTGAATCACTCAACTTCAAAAGTATATACATTTAGCTACCTGTTACTGATGTTTTAATTTggggtgcaggaagaggcgcgAGGCTGTCATGTTGAATTCATCGGAGCAATTTGTGACTAATGAGATAAGTTTTATTATGTATAAGTCTTTTAAACTAGAGATTACTACAATATTTTTGGTGCAAAAGTGTTGAATTCTGATTTTTTATCGTTACATTTGGCCTGAAAGTTTATtcaaaatgtccacatttgacATCAAAATTTACTTTAAAAGAACAGAACAAGTGTAAAAGTACATTTAAgatcataaaaatgtgaaaaatctgatgaaaagcatgaaaatagCATAGTCTTTTAAAGCCTTTTTAGGTGCACTaagggtttttattttatatatcatTTGTATGTTTAATCATTTGACtgtatatgtttatattttgACAGTTTTGTAAGTTGTAatcacaaaatgttgaaaataatCTTCAACCAGAAGCACTTCAGTAGCCTCGGGGGAAATCTGTGTGCACGTGTTTCTCAGATGACACGTTTTCAAGTCTTTTTGAAAATTGAAAATTGTTTTAGACATGTTTTTTAGTTTGATTGATGATTATCAGAACTTATTAAAATCAGTTTAAATTCATGTGTATTTCaggtattaataaaaaaaagtctgaaaagtACTTTGGAAATACAAAAGACTTTATTTCAAACAAAAAGCATATATTAAAATAAGGAATTTGTAAAACGGGTCacagaaaatcaaataaactaaCTCATGCTTTAagctaccaaaaaaaaaagaagaaaaacagtttCATAACATCTGTTCCCTTTGTATCGCTGGGACCAAAAGTGAACAACAGTTTTCTCGCTTTCTTCGTCTGTACGAGTGGCGCCACTCCTCCGTAGACTTCTGTTCTCGGTTTGATTTTCTCGTTTTCGCATCCCACTTTTAATCCTTGGTCTCCAGCTCACTCACACGCTTGCTCAGCTCCTCCAGCGCCGCCTTCAGGTCTTTCACCTCCTTCTTCAAGGACTGGACCTCCTGAGAAGCACAGTTCAGGTTGAGATGTGGTTATTCTCATGATCTTACCGTCTAAGTAGCAGCCGTGTCCAGCGAGTTACCTCGCCGCCGTCCTGTTGACTCCCAGCAGAAGCGGCCGTGGTCTTCAGGAGACTCTTGTGAACTTTGAACTCCTTGGCTTTAGTGGTCGCTACAAACCCATCCTTTAGGGAGATCATAATAGGCGGAGCGTTTTTGCCTTCGAACCACTCGTCGGCTTCGGCCGAGGGCTCTGGACCGATGGTGTCCGGGTACAGATCCTCCTGGAACAGATCCGACTACACACAGAGACGGACAAAGTGACTCAAAGCCATCTGAAGCTACTGTACATCCTCATGAAAGCTTTCTTGACTTTGTTAAATTCCTACCTTGCGAGGGACAGTCATGACTATAGGTTCACATTTCCTCTCGTGGAGTTTGTAGAACCTGTAGGTTGAAATATTTGTGCACATTATAAGTTTTTTGCCTCGGTTGAGGAAGTAGACAACGGCCATCAAGAGCTTATCGTGTCCCAGCAGAGATTTGGGGTAAATGCTCAGGGCAGCGTGACAGCAATTAGTACCGAACACACAGTACCGCTTAAGCGGATGGAAGCAGTTTTGTCAGGGtggaaaaataagtaaaatccaTCATGGGGGGGGCATGAACGTAAGCACCAAGCGACACTGCAATCTCACCCACAGCTGTTGAGATATTACACCTAACATTACAACCTTcgacctgcagggggcagtagagTGGGGGTTGGGAGAGAATCATCGTCCAGTACCAGTAAAACATTAATggtgatcagtactcgagtagAGGGctgatgaggggggatgaggggggatggcatcccccctgaaataaaaacggtcaaaatcatcccccctgtaaaactgccatcccccctttccatcccttatgtcatttcatcaatggatgtggttttactgctatttcaacatttagagtcatcaccagaaaaataacttatttgacaattttcacctgtttctagtaaattttcacttgaaagaagtagaaaaatctgccagtgggacaagatttatcttctcattacaagcaaaaaaatcttgttccactggcagatttttctacttatttcaagtgaaaatctacttgaaacaggtgaaaattgttgttttttccagtgatgagtcttgttttaagtgtaatgagatttcttttactaaaatgagacattttaaatagaaaaaagacaaatgttcttgttaagattttgagtttttgcagtgatccattttacatattggcatattgataagttcagaaaactgttttttattgttgtgttttgatgtatttgatgtaagcccagtggatatttaaagcttacagaaggctgcatttaactgctgctatgtcattcctgcagtatttctgcaggtgttttggtcactgctattatttgtaatatattatattatttgtaatcagcacaaattatctgtccccatataataaaatccaccatcccccctgattttgtttttacaactcgagtactgatggTGATAGTTGTGAAACTTCAGGCTTGCATATCATAGTgctactaaaagaaaaaaacaatgtcaaTACCTGGCAATTTCACATTTGTTGACCTCCAGCCCCCTCTTGGGCATGTACCCCATCCCCTTCTGGCTCTCCTTGCTGCTGTACATGGACAGGTAGTGGACGTAGGGAGCTTCGTCCGTCACCTCGAAGTAACGGATGCTGCTGTCTCCCTGTGATTAGCGGGAGACAAACGAGTGAGCTGTGTGTGTTCAGGCCGGCGTGGGCGAGAGAACGGCAGACTTGCTTCAGCATCCCAACCCCACCTTGCCACAGAGGTAGACGACGCCGGTGTCTGGGTCAAAAAAGGGCAGGAGGACGCCGCTGCTGGTGTCGAGCTCCTGCAGGGTCAGCGGCTCCTTGAAGTTCTTCTGTTGACGGAGGATGAGAGGACAAGTTTGATTAAGACAAATAAATATAGGCGTTTCAGCAGACTGCGTGTGCTCAGAGGATTAGGTTAATGAGGACTGATGTGGTGAGCTGCAGAGCACCACCCACCGTGCTGTAACCTGCCTCTTGTGAAACTGTGGGTGCTTAAACCAATATTGTGTTACTCCCTAGTGACAAACAGTCCTGCTGTCAAGATTTCATGATATCCCAAAGCCGTCTGCACTCTAATTAAGGTATTTCTACACTCGAGCCCTTGGGGATGACTGCGCTGAGGAGAAAGCTGCATAACTCTGCATaacaatatctttttttttttttttattgaatccaTCTGAAGCatacagagtattagggccaaactaagacaaataaaaaattggaaattacgagaataaagtcataatataatgagaataaagttgtaaaattacgagaataaagtcatagtgttgcgagaataaagttgtaatagaataaagtcataatattttgagaataaagtcgtaatattatgagaataaagtcgtaatattatgagaataaagttgtaatttatgagaataaagtggtaatttatgagaataaagtcgtaatttatgagaataaagtcgtaatattacgagtgttaatttatgagaactctaacaggaagagcatcttctccctgtgttaaaatgaggaatattgagcatcttgtgttatgttatatttatatatttataatatatttaatattacgactttattctcgtaatattacgactttattctcgtaatattacgactttattctcacaacattatgactttattctggtaattttacgactttattctcatattattattactttattttcgtaatttccatttttttttgtcttagtttggccctaatactcgtagaagcaaactgatttaaaaggaaattaaaaaagaCAGGTAAAAGCCAGGATGCTTCTCATGTGAGCAGGAAACGCTGGTTTTCAAACAAGGAACACTAGTTCAGCTTGAGTTCAGTGAAGAAGTTTATTCTCCAGAGACAGAGGAGTCTGGCACTCACCGGATCCCACAGCGCCACCTGCCTCTCGCTCATGCGACTGAAGCCGGTACTCAGAATCTTCCCATCGGACACGAACACGGCCCTGATAGGCCTGGAGCCCTCGTGAGGTTTCTCCCGCTCCTGCAGGCGAGAGGTGGAGCTCAGAAGTCAAGGCACAAGACTCCACCATGCTTCTTAAACAGATACACAACTTAGGATCACGTTGTAGTTATTACACATCAAATTTAGCAACATTGTCACATCAGTTACATTAATGCCACCTTATTCTCATTACCTAAAGTGGtggaagaaataaaaatgcatcAAGAGAGAAAATGGTACATTTTAACTGTAAAATTGAGACGTGTCTTATAATTATCTTGAGCTAGGGTTTAATCAAAGGGTACAAATGGCTTTGGCAGTGAAGTCAATTAagtcatttattattttattgaagtAATTTTTCATGGAAAATGCGCACAATAATCAGAccaatttattcattttacaACAATTAGAAGATAAATCAAAACTAAAGTAGGTAGgaatataaaaatgtaattagaCCCGATGACGGTCTAATTAATGTGTTCGGGGGAGGAAACTTACGAGGAGAACGGTGCCCTTGATGGGGTCCAGCACCCGCAGCGTCTTGTCTTTGCAGGAGGTGAGGATGCTGGAGCCGTCCCGGTTCCAGGACGCGCTGTAGATGAGGTCGGGGTGCACGGTGTCGATCCTCACCACGGCTTCCCCACGGGCCACGTTCCACAGGATCACCACGTTGTCGCAGCCTGCACGTGTGTGGCACGGGAAAAACAACCAATAAGTTCATAACAcgcagtgttgggtgtaacgcgttacaaagtaacgcgttactgtaacgagattacattcgccagtaacgcagtaatgtaacgcgttacagttgtaatttgggtaatcccgttatagttactctaagacaagaaaaaatacgttactttagttactttaagcttttcaactacatgtagaacgggagaacagaaaagaaaatcaaacttgcctttcatgcgtcttcaccaTGCGctgcaacacttgtctgacttgaggctgatttatggctccgcgttaaatcgacgcagtgcctacggcgtagggtacgcggcgacacacaccgtacggtgcgcgtcgccgcatactcTACGCCGTaaattctgcgttggtgtaacgcagaaccataatcagccgttaacgtgatcttacggggttttacgggattttacgggacttctggtgctgatctgggcactgcagtataaagttccaactacaggactgtctcagaaaattagaatattgtgataaagttctttattttctgtaatgcaatttaaaataacaaaaatgtcatacattctggattcattacaaatcaactgaaatattgcaagccttttattattattattattgctgattatggtttacagtttaagattaagattcccagaatattcaaattttttgagataggatatttgagttttcttaagctgtaaaccatgatcagcaatattaagataataaaaggcttgcaatatttcagtttatttgtaataaatccagaatgtatgacatttttgtttttgtaattgcattccagaaaatcacaatattctaattttctgagacagtcctgtataaatgttgttcattggcaatcgagttatggtgcagctcaggtgatattgcagagtaatccaaaagtaatgtaactagtaatgtaactagttactttcagcaaccagtaactaagtagtgtaagggattactttttttaaaagtaactagtaatatgtaatggattactttttttgagtaactaccccaacactgatAACACGCTGGGAGTTTCGGTCTTATCTGCTGAGTTTAGCATTTCAGCTGTGTTTGTGATGAACAGGAGACAGTTGCCACGATTGCCGGtgggaaaaaaggaacaaagaaTCATAATTACAGAACAGAACTGAATAAAAGTCTTCAACAAAGTATTGATAGACGAGTTGGttctgctttgaaaaaaaagctgGTAAGTGGAAGTGCAGCGTGATGAAATAACCCCTGACCTGTTACCGACAGCTAGTCTGTGGTTCCTATCAAGGATCGGCCCTAATTCTCATCAAATACAAGTTTTGTTTGATGAATGCATGCATTTTATCTGTATGAACAACTTAGACAAGTTCTTGTGAAAAAAGTAACATCCTGAAACTGGAACACGTGTTACTGATCGGCGTTCTGAGAGAAGCGGAGGCAGCGAGAACTTCCTGTTAAGCAAAGTTCTGCTGTtcatatgggaaaaaaaaaaggtgatatgcaggactgtctcagaaaattagaatattgtaataaagtcctttattttctgcaaaaatgtcatacattctggattcattacaaatcaactaaaatattgcaagccttttattattttaatattgctgatcatggcttacagcttaagaaaactcaaatatcctatctaaaaaaattagaatattctgggaatcttaatcttaagctgtaagccataatcagcaatattaaaataataaaaggcttgcaatatttcacttgatttgtaatgaatccagaattatgacattttagtttttttaattgaattacagaaaataaagaactttatcacaatattcaaattttctgagacagtcctgtatatgaagTTCTGTTATGTAGTTTTTATAGCTATTTATTTTCCAGATTGTGTGTTAATTTGTCTGACTGAACAAACTAGTTGTTTGAAGAATCACATGACAATTTGTCTATCAGCGTACAAAACTGAAAATTGGATAGATTTGAGAATTAGAGGAGCATTTACATGGCAAAGCTTAGTTACAGCGACTGCTGGCATTGCAACTTCCAGGTTTGAGCcaatgcggaagtaaaataagCTGCAGTTCATCCGTTAACCACTGGGGGGTCGTCTGCAGAAGGGAGTCAGTCTCTaataaattagaatattctgggaatcttaatctgaaactgtaaaccataatcagcaatattgaaattataaaaggcttgcaatatttcagttgatttgtaatttagaatgtatgacatttttgtttttttaattgcattacagaaaataaagaactttatcacaatattcaaattttctgagacagtcctgtaaatgacaATAATGTTTTCAAATAGATGTGATGAAACAGACTCTCAGGTTCTTTACCTGCGGTCATCAGCA
This window of the Cololabis saira isolate AMF1-May2022 chromosome 21, fColSai1.1, whole genome shotgun sequence genome carries:
- the coro1a gene encoding coronin-1A, producing MAKRVVRTSKFRHVFGQGVKADQCYDDIRISQMTWDSNFCSVNPKFVAMIVDASGGGAFMVLPLHKTGRIDMSYPTVCGHTGPVLDIEFCPHNDNIIASGSEDCSVMIWEIPDGGLTTSLTEPVVKLEGHSKRVGILSWHPTAHNVLMTAGCDNVVILWNVARGEAVVRIDTVHPDLIYSASWNRDGSSILTSCKDKTLRVLDPIKGTVLLEREKPHEGSRPIRAVFVSDGKILSTGFSRMSERQVALWDPKNFKEPLTLQELDTSSGVLLPFFDPDTGVVYLCGKGDSSIRYFEVTDEAPYVHYLSMYSSKESQKGMGYMPKRGLEVNKCEIARFYKLHERKCEPIVMTVPRKSDLFQEDLYPDTIGPEPSAEADEWFEGKNAPPIMISLKDGFVATTKAKEFKVHKSLLKTTAASAGSQQDGGEEVQSLKKEVKDLKAALEELSKRVSELETKD
- the cldni gene encoding claudin i translates to MGSAAVHCVCVAVGVIGLIGVIICCALPRWKVSSHIGSNIITAQTSQEGLWKECVVQSTGQQQCKSYDSVLVLASDLQAARAMTIISCMLCVISILILFCGADFTTCVQNEDVKPKIGLVAAVGLLVAGLLAIIPVSWFAHNVVRNFNNPLVSVHQKRELGACIYLGWGAGVLLLLAGGLLCCFSRPKSSSSGGTAKYYSNSASAPNKNYV